The region TCCTCGGGCTCGCCGGGGCGATCCTGGCCCCGTGGCTGCTGCGGGTCATGGGCGGCTCACCCGAAGTCGTGGCCCAGGGCACGATGTACGCCCGCATCCAACTGGGCGGCATGGTCGTCATCATCCTCCTCTTCGTGAACAACGCGATCTACCGGGGCGCGGGCGACCCGTCGATGGCGATGCGTTCCGTGTGGCTGGCGAACGGGATCAACATCGTGCTCGATCCCGTGCTCGTGTTCGGCCTCTGGATCTTCCCCGAACTCGGACTGCCGGGCGCCGCCGTGGCCACGACGACCGGGCGCGGAATCGGGGCCCTGTACCAGTTGTGGCACCTGTCCCGCGGCGAGCGCATCCGGGTGCGGCGGAGCGACCTCCAGGTCCGCTGGCCCGTGATCCAGCGGCTCGCGGAGGTGTCGGTGGGCGGCGTGGGCCAGATGCTCGTGACCCAGGTCAGCTACATCGCCTCGATCCGAATCCTGTCCGAGTTCGGGACGATCGCCCTCGCGGGCTACACCATGGCGATCCGCGTCGTCATCTTCATCATCCTCCCCGCCTGGGGCCTAGCGAACGCCGCCGCCACGCTCGTGGGCCAGAACCTCGGAGCCGGGAAGCCCGACCGCGCCGAGCGGGCCGTCTACCTCACCGGCTTCTGGAACATGCTGTTCATGGCCGTGGTGACGGTGGTCTTCGTGGCTTTCCCGGGGCCGATTCTGGCGCCGTTCGCCCCGGACCCGGCGACGCTCGATGTGGGCGTGCGCGCGCTCCGAATCATCAGCTACGGGTACATCTTCTACGCCTGGGGCATGGTGACGATGCAGGCCTTCAACGGCGCGGGCGACACGGCGACGCCGACCTGGATCAACATCGGCGTGTTCTGGTTCTTCCAGCTCCCCGTCGCGGCGCTGCTCGCCTTCGTCATCGGGTGGGGCGAGACGGGCGTGTTCTGGTCGTTCGCGGTTGCCTACTCGCTGTCGGCCGTCGTCGGCCTTTGGATCTTCCACCGTGGCCGCTGGAAGCAGAAGGTCTTGTAGCTTCCCTGGCCACGACCTGCTAGGCGGAGCAGCGCGTCCGGCCCGCCGCTCCCTTCGACCGGAGGCCGATCACGACGCTCGCCTGCTGCCCCTCGGCGAGTTCCACCTCGCGCACTCTGAGGTCGAAGCCCCCGCACAGGGCGGTGATCCGGTGGGTTCCCGGCGACAATCCCTCCAGCGAGAATCGGCCGGCTCGATCCGTAGTGACGCGGACATCCGTGCCGGCCACCGTCACGCTCGCGGCCTCGAGCGGGTGTTCAGTGCGTTCGTTCACGACGATGCCCGTGATCCGCCCGGGCGAGGTCACGGTCACCGCGAGCCCTGCCTCGACACCCGCCTCGGCGACGACCACCGAGGGAACCCCTCGGTGAGGACCGTAGGCGGCCGTCAGCTCCATGGATACGTCGGCGGGGACCTCGCACAGCCGGTATCGTCCGAGCGAGTCCGTGCGGACCACCGTTTCCACGCGTTCCAGGCCGGTCGGATCTCCGGGATTCGCGTAAGAGGCGAACACGTGCGCGGCGGGTAGCCGGACCCGGGTCACTTCGTCCTCCACCAACCCGTTCACCGCCACCTCGCCGGGCCGGCCGGCCGGTTCGCACAACTCGACCTCGATCTGCGGTATCTCCGGCGTCTCCGCCGTCCAGTTGGACCACAGGATGATCGCGCCGCAGAACATGGAGGTCCCGTCCCAGGCGAAGAACGGTATCTTGCTACCGGGTTGGTACAACTCCGCCGCACCGAGGTCGTGCACGGAGAGTTCGTCCAGCAGCGTCGGCGGCGGCGCCTCCGGAGAACTGAAGGTTCCCGCCGGATTCAGCGAGTACGACCGGCTCGTTCCCGAACCGTCCGCCCCTCCGACCCGCCTCCGGTCGAGGTATACCGGAATCTTCGGGCACCGCGGGAGAGGGGCGCGCATCTGGAGGGTCGACATGAAGTCGGCGAGGCGCACGAAGCCCCGCTTGTTGGCTTCGATCCATGCCGGCTCGACGAACACACCCCAGCCCTCCTCCATCCGGTCGTAGAAGCCGGACTCGACGAGGCGGGGCGGGCGTCCTTCCACGCCGACTTCCAGCGGCTCCAGCGGGATCGCCTGCGGGGTCAGGCGTACGTCCAGCCGCGGGGGCGCCTGCGCGTCGATCTCCAGCGGCGTGCTGAGCAACTCGTATCCGAAGCGTCGCACGGCGAGCGTGTAGGCGCCCGGCGCAACCTGAGGGAAGGCGAAGGTGCCGTCCGGTCCCGTGATCGTTTCGCGAGCCGAACCGGATGTGTCGGCCAGCCGCACCGTAGCGCCCTCGACCGGCTCTCCCGTCCCATCGTCGGCGATGGTCCCTTCGATCCGGACCGCCTCCTGGGCGCTCGCGGCGTCTGGCAGGATCGCGTTCCCCGCCGCGAGGGCGATGGCCAAGGCCAGGAGCGGCGTCCGCTTCGTCATCCGCGGCGACTCCTTCGAGCTAGACCGAGCACGTTCCCCGTCTCGCGAGATTCGTTGCGCGTAGCCGGAGGACTACCGCCACGCTCCCTCCCTCGACCAGTTCCACCTCCTGCGGGGAACCGGTATACCCGGCGCACACGGCCCGGATCGTGTAGGACCCGGGCGGAAGGTCCTCAAGAGAGAATCTTCCCGCGGCGTTCGTCACCGTGCGGAAGTCGGTGTCGACGAGCACGACCCGCGCGCCCTCGATCAGTTCCGAGGTCGCCTCGTTGAGGATCATGCCGGTGATCGTAGCGGGAGACGTCACCGGCACCGTCAGCTTAAGCGCGTCGCCGCCCGCCGCCGCAAGCGCAACCATCGGCCCACCCGCGTGCGGGCCGTACTCGGGAGTCAGATGCATGACGGCGCCCTCCGGCAGGTCGCACACGCGATACCGTCCGAGCGAGTCCGTGCGGACGACCGTTTCCACGCGTTCGAGGCCGTCGGGATCCTCGGGGTTCGCGTACGACGCGGACACGTGCGCGGCGGGCAGCCTGACTTCAGTGACCTCGTCCTCCACGAAGCCATCCAGCGCCACCTCTCCAGGGCGGCCACGCGACTCGCACAACTTCACCTCGATCTTCGGTATCTCCGGCAGCCGCGCCGTCCAGTCGGACCACAGGATGACCGCGCCGCAAACCGCGGTCGTAAAGGTCCAGGCGAACATCGGAATCTTCGTTCCCGGCTGGTAGACCTCGGCCGCGCCGAGATCCGATACGGACATCTCCTCCAGCAGCGGAGGAAGACGATCCAACCCGACAGTGAAGATCCCTCCCGGATACGAATCGTCTGTCCCCCAGCCGCCGGTCGTGCCGATCGGCCTCCGGTCGAGGTACACCGGTATCTTCTCGCACCGGGAGAGGGGGGCGCGGTTCTGGAGGACCCACAGGTAATCCTTCAGCAGTACGAAGCCGACCTTGCTGGCCTCGATCCATTCGGGCTCGAAGAACGTGCCCCAGCCTTCTTCCATCCGGTCGTAGAAGCCGGACTCCACGAGGTCGGGCGGGCGGCCTTCCACGCCAACTTCGAGCGGCTCCAGCGGGATCGCCTCCGGGGTCAGGCGCACGTCCAGTCGCGGGGGCGCCTGCGCGTCGATCTCCAACGGCATGCTGAGCAACTCGTACCCGAAGCGCCGCACGGCGAGCGCATAGGCCCCCGGTGCAACCTGCGCGAAGGCGAAGGCGCCATCCGGTCCCGTGATCGTTTCGCGAGCCGAACCGGACGCGTCGGCCAGCCGCACGGTCGCGCCGTCTACCGGCTCGCCCGTCCCGTCATCAACGACGGTTCCGGCGACCTCCACCGGCTCCTGAGCTGCCATGCCGTCGGGAGCCATGCATGGGATCGCTGCCAGCGCAAGGGTGAGCAGGAAGGCACGGGTTTGTGTCATGTGAACGTCCGCGAGGTTGAATGGCCCGGAGCCCGGACCGAGAGAATAGACCATGGCACCGCCCGTGAGTAGACGGGGCAACCCGCGTTCGCGTCACTTTCGAGGATTCGACCGGGCGCTGGCTCTACGGAGTCCGGTTCTCCGTCCGCCGTTGGGGATCCGGGGCCAGTTGGACGACGCGCACGATCGGGTAACCGAGATCGTGCGTGTCGACGTAGGCCATGAGGCCGTCCGGGCCGAACGCGTCCGGGATGCGGAGCCCCCCCGGCTGGATCGTGCCCAGGTAGCGGGCGTCGGGCGTCACGATGTCGATCGGTCCCTCCTCGTCAGGTAGCGGGGTCCGCGCCACCCACAGCCGATCGTCGAAGTCCACGGCCAACGCTTCGATCGCGGGGATGACCTCGGCGAACGTCATCTCTTCGATGCGGCCCCTGAGAGCTTCTTGCAACTGGCTCGCGAAGTCGTCCGGCATACGGATGTCCGGGCGCCCCGCGATGGAGAGTGTCGTCGGGCTCCGATTCCCCTCCAGCTCGGCCAGCCGGCGCTCCCGCTCCGCATCCCGGACGGCGTTCGTCACCGGGGTCGGGGAGAGCGGCCGTTCGAGAATCTCGCCCACGGCACCGTCCTCGCCGATCAGCCTGATCCGGTATCCCGAGGAGTCGACGACGGCGAGTCGACCGTCCGAGAGCGCGGCGAAATGCAGCCCTGGGTCAAACGCTCTCACGGGGCTGAGATTGAAGGAAAAGCTGCCACCGCTGGCTTCCGCCGCATCCCCGGTGGGCGGCGGCGGCTCCCAGGCTGTGTAGAGCAGCTCGCGAGTCCCGGCCGGCCGGTAGCGGGCGATGGGGCGCCCCGGTGCGTCTCCCGTTCCGCCGACGGAACTGCTTACCGACATGGCCTCCGCCGTCCCGCTGACCACGAACTCGCGGTCGGTGATGATGCTCCCGTCCGAGAGCCACGCGCCGACGCCCCTGGGCGCGCCCTGGGTCGGATCGAAGGACGCCGATTCCGCGTACTCGCCGTCCGCCGTGAAGAGCTGAATCCCGCTGCGCCCGGTGTCGAACACGGCGAGACGACCATCGGCGAGCAGGGACATCGATTCGGGGTCGGTCAGTTCACCGGGGCCTTCGCCCTGCCGGGAGATGGTTCGAAGGTGGACCCCGTCCCGGTCGAACGCGACGACGTGCCCCGCCTGTTCGTCCAGGATGAAGAGATCGCCCGCCTCGTTGAAGACCAGGTCGGCGATGGACCCGAAGACCTCCCAGTCTTCCCCATCCAGGGCGCCGGCGACCCAGCGTGATTCAAACGCCAGAGCGATCGTGAAATCGGGACCGTCCATGGCCCCCGACCCGCCGGCGGGCGCCCCGCCGGCGCCATCACCCCCGCACGCAACCAGGAGACCGAGGCCCGCCCCGGACAGGGAATGACGCCAGGTTGGTTGGATCATGGGTTCCCTCCGGGTGCGGTGCCGTCGTCCGCTCCCAGAGAACCCATCGCCCCGCGGATGGTTGCCCGCGGGGCGTCAGGCGCGGGGTCTTGCCACGGACTGCTAGATCACTTGGAAGGACACCCACTGGGAGATCCAGACGGCGGTCAGTTCACCCCGGTTCCTCGCGGGGCTGAACCGCATCTGCTGGACGACTTCCGTAGCGGCGCGGTCCAGCACGTCGCTGCCGCTGCTCGTCTTGATCTCGTGGTTAACCACGGCGCCGGTCAGGTCGACGTACAGCCACAATTCGACCCGGCCGCCGATACCTGCATCCTTGAAGTTCTTCGGATAGGCCTGCTCGAGCACCCGCTGGATCTCGCTCCCGTTCTGAAGAACCGGGGGTGTGTCGAACGCGATGAAGGTCGGCTGGTCCGCCTGCGCGGCTCTCTCGGCCAGGCGGACCAGCGGATTCTCCTCGATATCGACACCGGGATTGGCATCAGCCGCAGCCGCGGGAGCATCCATCGGCGCGTCGGGCTGCGGGATGCCCAGGACGAGGATGATGGCGAGCGCCGCCAGGCCCGAAGCTCCCAGCGTTCTCGGAATGCGGAGCCGGGCCAGCGGTTCGGTCATGCGGCGCAGCCGCTGTTCCACCGCGGGCTTGCGCTCGGCGAAGGCGGCCGCGGCCAGCAGGGGCGCGGAGACACGGCCGCCCACGGTGATGAGGGCGTCCGCGTAGTCGCGCGGGGACTCGCCGCGCTCCAGGACGCGACGGTCGCAGTCGAACTCGATCGCCAGCCGCAGCCGGGACACCTGCCACCACAGGAAGAGGTTCCACGGCATCAGCGCGAGGGCCGCGACCGCCACGGCGAAGAGACGGTGGTCGCCGGCGCGCTGGTGTTCGCGCTCGTGCAGGAAGACCAGGCGCAACAGCCGGTCGTCGAGTTCGGGGATCCACCTCGGCATCACGACGACGGGGCGCCGGATTCCGACCACGGCCGGGCCCCGGTCGTCCGCGATCATGACCTTCGATCCGAGGACGCGACCCGGCGTCCACGTGCGCATCTCCGACCGCAGGCGCCGGTACGCCCGCCCGAGGTGGAAGAGCATTCCCGCCACGAGCAAGGCCCAGACCCCACCCGCGAACACGCTAAGCGCGCCGGCGTCGAACCACGCCGCGGGTTCCGCCGCCTCGGCCGCCGCGGGCGCGGAGGTCACGACCACCGCTTCACTCAACTCCACGAGAGGAGCCCACGGCGACGCGCCGAGCCCCGGGAGGAGGCCGGGAGCGAAAAACGCCGCGAACGGGAGCGCGACCGAGCCGACGACCGCCGCGAACC is a window of Candidatus Palauibacter australiensis DNA encoding:
- a CDS encoding carboxypeptidase regulatory-like domain-containing protein: MTKRTPLLALAIALAAGNAILPDAASAQEAVRIEGTIADDGTGEPVEGATVRLADTSGSARETITGPDGTFAFPQVAPGAYTLAVRRFGYELLSTPLEIDAQAPPRLDVRLTPQAIPLEPLEVGVEGRPPRLVESGFYDRMEEGWGVFVEPAWIEANKRGFVRLADFMSTLQMRAPLPRCPKIPVYLDRRRVGGADGSGTSRSYSLNPAGTFSSPEAPPPTLLDELSVHDLGAAELYQPGSKIPFFAWDGTSMFCGAIILWSNWTAETPEIPQIEVELCEPAGRPGEVAVNGLVEDEVTRVRLPAAHVFASYANPGDPTGLERVETVVRTDSLGRYRLCEVPADVSMELTAAYGPHRGVPSVVVAEAGVEAGLAVTVTSPGRITGIVVNERTEHPLEAASVTVAGTDVRVTTDRAGRFSLEGLSPGTHRITALCGGFDLRVREVELAEGQQASVVIGLRSKGAAGRTRCSA
- a CDS encoding 6-bladed beta-propeller, which encodes MIQPTWRHSLSGAGLGLLVACGGDGAGGAPAGGSGAMDGPDFTIALAFESRWVAGALDGEDWEVFGSIADLVFNEAGDLFILDEQAGHVVAFDRDGVHLRTISRQGEGPGELTDPESMSLLADGRLAVFDTGRSGIQLFTADGEYAESASFDPTQGAPRGVGAWLSDGSIITDREFVVSGTAEAMSVSSSVGGTGDAPGRPIARYRPAGTRELLYTAWEPPPPTGDAAEASGGSFSFNLSPVRAFDPGLHFAALSDGRLAVVDSSGYRIRLIGEDGAVGEILERPLSPTPVTNAVRDAERERRLAELEGNRSPTTLSIAGRPDIRMPDDFASQLQEALRGRIEEMTFAEVIPAIEALAVDFDDRLWVARTPLPDEEGPIDIVTPDARYLGTIQPGGLRIPDAFGPDGLMAYVDTHDLGYPIVRVVQLAPDPQRRTENRTP
- a CDS encoding M56 family metallopeptidase, encoding MVIVWIGYCLLISGLLALAAFATERALGHFRKPVRWGWFAAVVGSVALPFAAFFAPGLLPGLGASPWAPLVELSEAVVVTSAPAAAEAAEPAAWFDAGALSVFAGGVWALLVAGMLFHLGRAYRRLRSEMRTWTPGRVLGSKVMIADDRGPAVVGIRRPVVVMPRWIPELDDRLLRLVFLHEREHQRAGDHRLFAVAVAALALMPWNLFLWWQVSRLRLAIEFDCDRRVLERGESPRDYADALITVGGRVSAPLLAAAAFAERKPAVEQRLRRMTEPLARLRIPRTLGASGLAALAIILVLGIPQPDAPMDAPAAAADANPGVDIEENPLVRLAERAAQADQPTFIAFDTPPVLQNGSEIQRVLEQAYPKNFKDAGIGGRVELWLYVDLTGAVVNHEIKTSSGSDVLDRAATEVVQQMRFSPARNRGELTAVWISQWVSFQVI
- a CDS encoding carboxypeptidase-like regulatory domain-containing protein, with amino-acid sequence MTQTRAFLLTLALAAIPCMAPDGMAAQEPVEVAGTVVDDGTGEPVDGATVRLADASGSARETITGPDGAFAFAQVAPGAYALAVRRFGYELLSMPLEIDAQAPPRLDVRLTPEAIPLEPLEVGVEGRPPDLVESGFYDRMEEGWGTFFEPEWIEASKVGFVLLKDYLWVLQNRAPLSRCEKIPVYLDRRPIGTTGGWGTDDSYPGGIFTVGLDRLPPLLEEMSVSDLGAAEVYQPGTKIPMFAWTFTTAVCGAVILWSDWTARLPEIPKIEVKLCESRGRPGEVALDGFVEDEVTEVRLPAAHVSASYANPEDPDGLERVETVVRTDSLGRYRVCDLPEGAVMHLTPEYGPHAGGPMVALAAAGGDALKLTVPVTSPATITGMILNEATSELIEGARVVLVDTDFRTVTNAAGRFSLEDLPPGSYTIRAVCAGYTGSPQEVELVEGGSVAVVLRLRATNLARRGTCSV
- a CDS encoding MATE family efflux transporter; translated protein: MSDTGRPEGETAAHGRSGVWSTLRALLWGTQEDFTSGSLNRGVLLLAIPMVLEMAGESLFFLVDMAVVSRLGANALAAIALTEAMLAVIYSVAVGLAMSTTAMVARRTGEKDERGAATAAVQAIVLSVGIAVVLGLAGAILAPWLLRVMGGSPEVVAQGTMYARIQLGGMVVIILLFVNNAIYRGAGDPSMAMRSVWLANGINIVLDPVLVFGLWIFPELGLPGAAVATTTGRGIGALYQLWHLSRGERIRVRRSDLQVRWPVIQRLAEVSVGGVGQMLVTQVSYIASIRILSEFGTIALAGYTMAIRVVIFIILPAWGLANAAATLVGQNLGAGKPDRAERAVYLTGFWNMLFMAVVTVVFVAFPGPILAPFAPDPATLDVGVRALRIISYGYIFYAWGMVTMQAFNGAGDTATPTWINIGVFWFFQLPVAALLAFVIGWGETGVFWSFAVAYSLSAVVGLWIFHRGRWKQKVL